A stretch of Comamonadaceae bacterium M7527 DNA encodes these proteins:
- a CDS encoding Spy/CpxP family protein refolding chaperone, with amino-acid sequence MSSIKRVIGLGVVASAMVVSGLVLASNHGGDPSNQSHQHGKAMQQRMGELKAKLAITAAQEGAWGDFQLAMQRPSKAMGNEEAKSAKRDAMKAMTTPQRLDAMLAMKQQRDAYMTVRTDAIRSFYTELTPSQQTVFDHAFQQLMGGKKMNKHRGGRGNRGDHDDH; translated from the coding sequence ATGTCTTCAATAAAACGTGTCATAGGTTTGGGTGTTGTCGCCAGCGCCATGGTGGTGTCTGGCTTGGTCTTGGCCAGCAACCATGGCGGCGACCCTAGCAATCAAAGCCACCAGCACGGCAAAGCAATGCAGCAGCGCATGGGTGAGCTAAAGGCAAAGCTGGCGATTACTGCGGCACAAGAAGGCGCTTGGGGTGACTTTCAGTTAGCGATGCAGCGGCCCTCGAAAGCTATGGGCAATGAAGAGGCAAAAAGCGCCAAGCGCGATGCCATGAAAGCCATGACAACGCCCCAGCGTTTAGACGCAATGCTGGCCATGAAGCAGCAGCGAGACGCCTATATGACAGTGCGTACCGATGCGATTCGCAGCTTTTACACTGAACTCACACCCTCACAACAAACCGTTTTTGACCATGCGTTTCAACAGCTAATGGGTGGTAAGAAAATGAATAAGCATCGCGGTGGTCGAGGCAACCGAGGCGATCACGACGACCACTAA